The proteins below come from a single Sulfitobacter pacificus genomic window:
- a CDS encoding NarK family nitrate/nitrite MFS transporter, which yields MASSATQTANRGPVLADWRPEDETFWNERGRAIATRNLWISIPNLLLAFSVWMVWSVVVAKLPAIGFNYTTGQLFWLAALPGLSGATLRIFYSFMIPIFGGRRWTAISTASLLLPALGIGFAVQNPETPYVMFLILALMCGFGGGNFASSMANIAYFYPKKTKGNALALNAGLGNLGVSVMQFVVPMVITAGVFGAIGGEPVTLSNGSQLWIQNAGFIWVPFIALSAIAAWFGMNDIADAKASFAEQSIIFSRKHNWIMCILYTGTFGSFIGYAAGFPLLMKTQFPDVNVLQYAFLGPLVGALSRAATGWVSDKFGGGRVTFWTFLGMIVAVWGVLQFLPSEASPAGNFWGFFACFMALFFLTGVGNASTFQMIPSIMRQEIPRLMPQLDQAATLKQSERESAAIIAFTSAIAAYGAFFIPKAYGTSIGMTGAPNGALWAFLGFYVVCVAITWIFYSRKNAPVPC from the coding sequence ATGGCATCATCAGCAACCCAAACCGCAAACCGAGGCCCCGTGCTCGCGGATTGGCGCCCGGAAGACGAAACCTTTTGGAACGAACGCGGCCGCGCCATCGCAACGCGCAACCTGTGGATTTCGATACCCAACCTTTTGCTGGCCTTTTCGGTCTGGATGGTCTGGTCGGTCGTCGTCGCCAAGCTTCCGGCGATCGGGTTCAACTATACGACGGGCCAACTTTTCTGGCTGGCCGCCTTGCCGGGCCTGTCCGGTGCCACGCTGCGCATTTTCTACAGCTTCATGATCCCGATCTTCGGCGGCCGCAGATGGACGGCGATCTCAACTGCTTCGCTGCTGCTTCCGGCGCTTGGTATCGGGTTTGCGGTGCAGAACCCCGAAACGCCTTACGTGATGTTCCTGATCCTGGCCCTGATGTGCGGCTTCGGCGGCGGCAACTTCGCCTCCTCAATGGCCAACATCGCCTATTTCTACCCCAAGAAGACCAAGGGCAACGCCTTGGCGTTGAACGCCGGTCTGGGCAATCTCGGCGTGTCGGTCATGCAGTTCGTCGTGCCGATGGTCATCACCGCGGGCGTCTTCGGCGCCATCGGGGGCGAACCGGTGACGCTGTCGAATGGGAGCCAACTGTGGATCCAGAACGCGGGCTTCATCTGGGTGCCCTTCATCGCCCTTTCCGCCATCGCGGCCTGGTTCGGCATGAATGATATCGCGGATGCCAAGGCCTCCTTTGCGGAACAGTCGATCATCTTCTCGCGTAAGCACAATTGGATCATGTGCATCCTCTACACCGGCACCTTCGGCAGCTTCATTGGCTATGCCGCAGGCTTCCCGCTGCTGATGAAAACGCAGTTTCCTGACGTGAACGTGCTGCAATACGCCTTCCTCGGACCGCTTGTGGGCGCGTTGAGCCGCGCTGCGACGGGCTGGGTCTCTGACAAGTTCGGCGGGGGTCGCGTCACTTTCTGGACCTTCCTCGGCATGATCGTCGCGGTCTGGGGCGTGCTTCAGTTCCTGCCCTCTGAGGCCAGCCCTGCTGGCAACTTCTGGGGCTTCTTCGCGTGCTTTATGGCGCTTTTCTTCCTGACCGGTGTCGGCAACGCCTCCACCTTCCAGATGATTCCGTCGATCATGCGCCAGGAAATTCCGCGACTGATGCCGCAGCTGGACCAAGCCGCGACCCTCAAGCAGTCCGAGCGCGAAAGCGCCGCCATCATCGCGTTTACTTCGGCCATCGCGGCTTACGGCGCTTTCTTCATCCCCAAGGCCTACGGCACTTCGATCGGCATGACCGGTGCTCCCAACGGCGCGCTCTGGGCCTTCCTAGGGTTCTACGTGGTCTGCGTCGCGATCACCTGGATTTTCTACAGCCGCAAGAACGCACCGGTTCCGTGCTGA
- a CDS encoding helix-turn-helix domain-containing protein has protein sequence MPDSEYRDIRKLDLFAHMADDNFTSLMRGAYVQNFPAQIELITEGEPSDFLHIVISGSVDLFSAWNGRDTSMATVRPISTFILAATIKDAPYLMSARTLEKSRIALIPSQDVRAIFDTDSNFARAIVTELAQCYRSVIKAQKDLKLRTSLERLANYLLRQQRHAGGRAAFELNFEKRRLASVLGMTPENLSRAFKGLQPYGVVVTGTRITIENQADLERFAKPNPLIDDFST, from the coding sequence ATGCCCGATTCCGAATACCGGGATATTCGAAAACTCGATCTCTTTGCGCATATGGCGGATGACAATTTCACGTCCTTGATGCGTGGCGCCTACGTGCAGAATTTCCCTGCGCAGATCGAATTGATCACTGAAGGAGAACCGAGCGATTTTCTTCATATCGTCATTTCGGGTTCGGTGGATTTGTTTTCGGCCTGGAATGGGCGGGATACCAGCATGGCGACTGTCCGCCCGATCTCGACCTTCATTCTTGCCGCCACCATCAAGGATGCGCCCTACCTCATGTCGGCCCGCACGCTCGAGAAAAGCAGGATCGCGCTGATCCCAAGTCAGGACGTTCGCGCGATCTTCGACACCGACAGCAACTTTGCCCGTGCGATCGTCACGGAACTGGCGCAGTGCTATCGCTCTGTCATCAAGGCGCAAAAGGATCTGAAACTCAGAACCTCGCTCGAGCGGCTCGCGAACTACTTGCTCAGGCAACAACGGCACGCTGGGGGCCGGGCTGCGTTCGAGCTGAATTTCGAGAAACGGCGTCTGGCCTCTGTGCTGGGCATGACCCCTGAAAATCTCAGCCGTGCCTTCAAGGGTCTACAACCTTACGGCGTTGTCGTGACCGGCACCCGCATCACCATCGAAAATCAGGCGGACCTTGAACGCTTTGCGAAACCAAATCCACTGATTGATGACTTTTCAACCTGA
- a CDS encoding MFS transporter, translated as MELQNKATALWSNFFNVKMVQMRTFHMTWFAFFSCFFAWFGIAPLMSVVRDELQLTKNQIGWAIIGSVAITVFARFFIGWLCDRIGPRKSYTWLLILGSLPVMGIGLSWNFESFLLFRVLIGAIGASFVITQYHTTVMFAPNVVGQANATSAGWGNLGGGVTQFVMPLLFSVFVVGFGFSEAIGWRLAMVVVGAIIFLVGIGYYFLTQDAPDGNFDDLRSQNRMQAKKDVTGNYLNALKDTRVWILFVMYGACFGIELTVNNVAALYFYDYFDLSLVAAGFVAASFGLMNIFARTLGGLFGDNFGSLWGLKGRAFWLFVCILFEGIALMIFSQMHVLFLALPALIVFSLFTQMAEGATYSVVPFVNKKALGAVAGVVGAGGNAGAVLAGFLFKNMIDWSEAFLILGMVVTCASFLAFFVRFSTQQEDEERANFAAANIETLRRKAEKANADLQEGLVAISRKSDGTQPA; from the coding sequence ATGGAGCTACAGAACAAGGCCACAGCACTGTGGTCGAATTTCTTCAACGTGAAGATGGTGCAGATGCGCACGTTCCACATGACGTGGTTCGCGTTTTTCTCGTGCTTCTTCGCCTGGTTCGGCATCGCACCGCTGATGAGTGTGGTGCGCGACGAGCTGCAACTCACCAAGAACCAGATCGGCTGGGCGATCATCGGATCGGTCGCGATCACGGTCTTTGCCCGCTTCTTCATCGGGTGGCTGTGTGACCGCATCGGTCCGCGCAAGTCCTACACCTGGCTGCTGATCCTGGGGTCGCTGCCGGTCATGGGCATCGGGCTGAGCTGGAACTTCGAAAGCTTCCTGCTGTTCCGGGTCCTGATCGGGGCCATCGGCGCGTCTTTCGTCATCACTCAATACCATACCACGGTGATGTTCGCGCCCAACGTGGTCGGACAGGCCAACGCGACATCTGCAGGCTGGGGGAACCTTGGCGGTGGTGTCACGCAATTCGTCATGCCGCTGCTCTTTTCGGTGTTCGTCGTGGGCTTCGGCTTCTCCGAAGCGATAGGCTGGCGTCTGGCAATGGTCGTGGTCGGGGCGATCATCTTTCTGGTGGGCATCGGGTACTACTTCCTGACGCAGGATGCACCAGACGGCAATTTTGACGATTTGCGCTCACAAAACCGGATGCAGGCGAAAAAGGATGTCACAGGAAACTACTTGAACGCTTTGAAGGACACCCGCGTCTGGATCCTGTTTGTCATGTACGGTGCCTGTTTCGGGATCGAACTGACGGTTAACAACGTCGCGGCCCTCTACTTCTACGACTATTTCGATCTGAGCCTCGTCGCTGCCGGTTTCGTAGCCGCCTCCTTCGGCCTGATGAACATCTTCGCGCGCACCTTGGGTGGGCTGTTCGGGGACAACTTCGGATCGCTCTGGGGTCTGAAGGGTCGGGCCTTCTGGTTGTTCGTCTGCATCCTGTTCGAAGGCATCGCGCTGATGATCTTCAGCCAGATGCACGTCCTGTTTCTGGCCCTGCCGGCGCTAATCGTCTTTTCGCTGTTCACCCAGATGGCGGAGGGCGCCACCTATTCCGTCGTTCCGTTCGTCAACAAAAAAGCACTGGGTGCGGTCGCGGGCGTGGTCGGCGCAGGCGGCAATGCAGGTGCGGTTCTGGCAGGCTTCCTGTTCAAGAACATGATCGACTGGTCCGAAGCCTTCCTGATCCTCGGGATGGTCGTGACCTGCGCCTCGTTCCTCGCCTTCTTTGTCCGCTTCTCGACGCAGCAAGAAGATGAGGAACGCGCCAATTTCGCCGCCGCCAACATCGAGACCCTGCGTCGCAAGGCCGAAAAGGCAAATGCTGATCTCCAAGAGGGTCTGGTCGCGATCTCTCGCAAGAGCGACGGCACGCAACCGGCTTAA